The following coding sequences are from one Parabacteroides pacaensis window:
- a CDS encoding DUF4861 domain-containing protein, with protein sequence MKQIGLFLFVCLLCTACSAGKRLNVAVTNHSSLDRTEEIVEIPWTKVSQTLTLTDEIQIIVVDETGKQLPYQLIKNGGKEIRSIIFPATVAAGKTVVYSIKEGIPEQFEAKVYGRFVPERKDDFAWENNTSAFRMYGPALEATGEISNGIDLWVKKTDKLVIDKWYKNDLAGVASYHEDHGEGLDFYKVGRTLGLGGSAPFVNDTIWLGNNFTKYEIVDKGPLRITFRLFYAPFEVDGKPVTETRTISLDANSRFNKIVEHFDTDIPSMKIASGIVLRPEEGGSIEYDRQKGYAAYAEPKVENGIIYVGVVSPVTFREIENACGHLLCLNEYKKGDQYTYYAGGSWDQAGFLTPDDWFSYVKDFAVRVQQPLKVTIE encoded by the coding sequence ATGAAACAGATAGGATTATTTTTATTCGTATGTCTTTTGTGCACGGCGTGTTCCGCAGGGAAGAGGCTAAACGTTGCCGTAACGAATCATTCTTCGCTCGATAGAACGGAAGAAATAGTGGAAATACCTTGGACGAAAGTAAGTCAGACGTTAACGTTAACTGATGAAATACAGATTATAGTAGTAGACGAGACTGGGAAACAGTTGCCTTATCAGTTAATTAAAAACGGAGGGAAGGAAATACGGAGTATTATCTTCCCAGCTACTGTTGCTGCAGGAAAAACGGTTGTTTATTCCATTAAAGAAGGAATTCCTGAACAATTTGAAGCGAAGGTGTACGGGCGTTTTGTCCCAGAACGCAAAGACGATTTCGCATGGGAAAATAACACGTCTGCTTTCCGGATGTACGGTCCAGCTTTAGAAGCCACAGGAGAAATCAGTAATGGTATAGACCTTTGGGTGAAGAAGACAGATAAACTCGTTATAGATAAATGGTATAAAAATGATTTGGCCGGAGTTGCTTCCTATCACGAGGATCATGGAGAAGGGCTAGACTTTTATAAGGTGGGCCGTACTTTGGGATTAGGCGGTTCGGCTCCTTTTGTGAATGATACGATCTGGTTAGGGAATAATTTTACGAAGTATGAGATAGTAGATAAGGGACCTTTACGTATAACCTTCCGTTTGTTTTATGCTCCTTTTGAGGTGGATGGAAAACCGGTAACGGAAACACGTACGATTTCATTGGATGCTAATAGCCGGTTTAATAAGATCGTAGAACATTTTGATACAGATATTCCTTCTATGAAAATAGCGTCGGGTATTGTATTACGTCCGGAAGAAGGAGGAAGTATAGAGTATGACAGACAGAAGGGCTATGCAGCTTATGCCGAGCCGAAAGTGGAAAATGGAATCATTTATGTGGGAGTCGTTTCTCCTGTTACTTTTCGTGAAATAGAAAATGCTTGCGGTCATTTACTTTGCTTGAATGAATATAAAAAGGGGGATCAATATACTTATTATGCAGGTGGTAGTTGGGATCAAGCCGGTTTCCTTACACCGGATGATTGGTTTTCTTATGTAAAGGATTTTGCTGTCCGGGTGCAGCAGCCGCTTAAAGTGACAATCGAATAA
- the kduI gene encoding 5-dehydro-4-deoxy-D-glucuronate isomerase has product MKTNYELRYAAHPEDAKSYDTTRLRRDFLIERIFTPDEVNMVYSMYDRMIVGGAMPCKESLKLEAIDPLKQPVFLRNRELGMFNVGGPGVVKVGDVAYELGYKEALYLGSGDREVYFESKDISQPAKFYFNSLTAHRNYPDKKITKEEAVVAEMGALETSNHRKINKMIVNQVLPTCQLQMGMTELAPGSVWNTMPAHVHSRRMEAYFYFEVPEGQAVCHFMGQPDETRHIWMKGDQAVLSPEWSIHSAAATTHYTFIWGMGGENLDYGDQDFSAIEELR; this is encoded by the coding sequence ATGAAAACAAACTACGAATTACGTTATGCAGCCCATCCGGAAGATGCAAAAAGTTATGACACAACAAGACTTCGCCGGGATTTTTTGATCGAAAGAATTTTTACCCCCGATGAAGTCAACATGGTGTATTCTATGTACGACCGTATGATTGTGGGAGGAGCTATGCCCTGTAAAGAATCTTTGAAGCTGGAGGCTATCGATCCGTTAAAACAACCCGTTTTCTTACGTAACCGCGAGTTGGGAATGTTTAATGTAGGAGGTCCCGGCGTGGTAAAAGTGGGGGATGTGGCGTACGAATTGGGTTATAAAGAAGCTTTGTATTTAGGTTCCGGGGATAGAGAAGTATATTTTGAGAGTAAAGATATTTCCCAGCCTGCCAAATTTTATTTTAATTCATTAACCGCTCATCGGAATTATCCGGATAAAAAAATAACCAAAGAAGAGGCTGTGGTTGCCGAGATGGGTGCTTTGGAAACTTCAAATCATCGTAAAATTAATAAAATGATTGTAAATCAGGTGTTGCCTACTTGCCAGCTGCAAATGGGCATGACCGAATTAGCTCCGGGTAGTGTTTGGAATACCATGCCTGCCCATGTACACTCACGGCGGATGGAAGCTTATTTCTATTTTGAGGTACCTGAAGGACAAGCGGTTTGCCATTTTATGGGACAGCCGGATGAGACACGTCATATTTGGATGAAGGGCGATCAAGCTGTTCTTTCTCCGGAATGGTCTATTCATTCAGCAGCTGCTACTACCCATTATACTTTTATTTGGGGAATGGGTGGGGAAAATCTGGATTATGGCGATCAAGATTTTTCTGCTATAGAAGAACTTAGATAA
- a CDS encoding DUF4925 domain-containing protein, whose amino-acid sequence MKKNYLRNLLWVVCLAGLFTACDNNDYNGPKSTEVTANYSNKLADGDRATLALTYSGREMIGKSIYFKTENAQKAAMTLLNILPHESETSINNINLIPAEDDKYAFSGNATSDQGTTFKYDGTVTKGKLCVNLTEVKIPDTPMSGILAPVKNSNNTLEKQDTIENKIHRYQLYHQTFYMNTDNQDLGTLELLVGNLVVGPMLNSILKEMNFNVDGNITATYAALPDTFNFQKDILLGGGIVRNNDDWVTSPTNLATYFVANITDLYVTPQIDMIIRQAQSDQAANASTTTKGLLDSVTDSYAQIKKWATTGIRLNIKENPKKEYYVASESSRYVTHRKYEGDYILYLDKQEIEVFIPVIKMLVPILLTPEIIEQINQATGGFLDVATLLNTLIKSIEEAKTLEIGLYLNKMQ is encoded by the coding sequence ATGAAAAAGAATTATTTACGCAATTTACTCTGGGTCGTCTGCCTGGCAGGGCTATTCACAGCTTGCGACAATAATGACTACAACGGTCCGAAATCCACAGAAGTAACCGCCAACTATTCCAACAAACTGGCGGACGGCGACCGTGCCACTCTTGCCCTTACCTATAGCGGCCGGGAAATGATAGGAAAAAGCATCTACTTTAAAACGGAAAACGCTCAAAAGGCAGCCATGACCTTGTTGAACATCCTGCCTCACGAAAGCGAAACCTCTATTAATAATATAAATTTAATACCAGCCGAAGACGATAAGTACGCTTTTTCCGGCAATGCCACAAGCGACCAAGGAACTACTTTTAAATACGACGGAACCGTAACAAAAGGAAAATTGTGTGTCAACCTGACAGAGGTAAAAATCCCCGACACCCCGATGAGTGGTATCCTGGCTCCTGTAAAAAATTCGAACAATACGCTGGAAAAACAAGATACCATAGAAAACAAGATACACCGGTATCAACTCTATCACCAAACTTTTTATATGAATACAGACAACCAGGACTTAGGCACTCTGGAATTATTAGTAGGCAACTTGGTGGTAGGCCCTATGCTTAACAGTATATTGAAAGAGATGAATTTCAATGTAGACGGAAACATAACAGCCACATACGCCGCGTTACCCGACACGTTCAATTTCCAAAAAGACATTCTCCTGGGAGGCGGGATAGTCCGGAATAACGACGATTGGGTAACCTCGCCAACCAACCTGGCTACTTATTTCGTTGCCAATATTACCGACCTGTATGTAACCCCTCAGATCGATATGATTATTCGTCAAGCCCAGTCAGACCAGGCAGCGAATGCCTCTACTACCACGAAGGGGTTACTCGACTCGGTCACAGATTCGTATGCCCAGATAAAAAAATGGGCTACTACCGGTATCCGTCTTAACATAAAAGAAAACCCCAAAAAAGAATACTATGTAGCTTCCGAATCCAGCCGGTACGTCACACACCGTAAATACGAAGGAGATTATATCCTTTATCTGGATAAACAAGAAATCGAGGTCTTCATCCCGGTAATTAAAATGCTGGTTCCTATACTACTAACGCCCGAAATAATAGAACAAATAAACCAGGCTACCGGAGGATTCCTCGACGTAGCAACCCTGCTAAATACCTTGATAAAATCCATAGAAGAAGCAAAGACATTGGAAATAGGTCTATATCTTAATAAAATGCAATAA
- a CDS encoding DUF1848 domain-containing protein, which translates to MIISASRRTDIPAFYSTWFFNRIKERYVLVPNPYNSKMISRINLDPVVTDCIVFWTKNPAPMLPEFYKLKDYKYYFQFTLNPYGKEIENHLPTLGKRIDTFKRLSDKIGKDKVIWRYDPIFINDTYPVNFHLEKFAGIAYSLKEHTEKCMLGFLDYYPHIRTAVSKFNIKPLEKEDMEKMAVSFKETTKSCSIALNTCTEKVNLSHLGIQSGACIDSKLIEKIVGYSISAQKDKNQRNVCHCVESIDIGTYESCLNGCIYCYAIKGNYNAAKHNLNRHDKNSPLLIGQINENDTIKERPTKSLRNNQFPLF; encoded by the coding sequence ATGATAATTAGTGCTAGTCGTAGAACTGACATACCGGCTTTTTATTCTACATGGTTTTTTAACCGGATAAAAGAAAGATATGTACTTGTTCCCAATCCTTATAATTCCAAAATGATAAGCAGGATAAATCTGGATCCTGTGGTAACCGACTGTATTGTTTTTTGGACTAAGAATCCGGCTCCTATGCTCCCTGAGTTTTATAAACTAAAAGATTACAAATATTATTTTCAGTTTACCTTAAATCCTTATGGAAAAGAAATCGAGAACCACTTGCCTACCCTCGGTAAACGCATAGATACATTCAAACGTCTTTCCGATAAAATCGGAAAAGACAAAGTGATATGGCGATATGATCCTATTTTTATAAATGATACCTATCCTGTCAATTTTCACCTGGAAAAATTTGCCGGAATTGCTTATTCGTTAAAAGAACACACAGAAAAGTGTATGCTAGGCTTCCTAGACTATTACCCCCATATCCGTACCGCTGTGAGTAAATTCAATATAAAGCCTTTGGAAAAAGAAGACATGGAAAAGATGGCTGTCTCATTCAAAGAAACGACAAAAAGCTGTTCTATTGCTTTAAATACTTGTACCGAGAAAGTAAATCTTTCCCACCTAGGGATTCAGAGCGGGGCATGTATCGATAGCAAACTGATTGAAAAAATTGTCGGTTACTCCATCTCGGCACAAAAAGATAAAAATCAACGAAATGTCTGCCATTGCGTAGAAAGTATTGATATCGGAACTTATGAAAGTTGCCTAAACGGTTGCATCTATTGTTATGCAATCAAAGGTAATTATAATGCAGCCAAACATAATTTAAATAGGCATGACAAAAACTCTCCTTTGCTAATCGGACAAATTAATGAGAACGATACAATTAAAGAACGTCCTACGAAAAGCCTGCGTAATAATCAATTCCCGTTATTCTAA
- the uxaC gene encoding glucuronate isomerase, whose product MKNFMDSNFLLETDTAQELYHNYAAKMPVIDYHCHLNPSMVAENYQFKDLTEIWLGGDHYKWRAMRANGIPEKYITGNAPSYEKFRKWAETMPYTMRNPLYHWTHLELSRVFGVDKILNPATAASIYEECTAKLQTEEFRAQGIMKKMRVETVCTTDDPIDSLEYHKAVAAHPFGTRMLPAWRPDKAMAIENPVTYNKYLEKLEQAADVSISTFSDLIKALRIRHDYFASVGCCVSDHGISTFYATPYTPAELESIFKKVREGKTVSKEEILKFYSGMIYEFAKMNYEKNWVQQFHIGANRNNNMRLFKELGPDIGCDAIGDYEVAVAFNRFFSRLDEEGILAKTIVYNLNPRDNELMVANAYNFNDGTVPGKMQYGAAWWFLDQQTGIENQLNALSNLGLLSRFVGMLTDSRSFLSYPRHEYFRRILCNILGHEVENGELPVSEMPFIGKMVEDISYNNAKNYFRF is encoded by the coding sequence ATGAAGAACTTTATGGATTCTAATTTCCTTTTGGAAACGGATACAGCCCAAGAGCTGTATCACAATTATGCGGCAAAAATGCCGGTTATCGACTATCACTGTCATTTAAATCCTTCCATGGTAGCCGAAAATTACCAATTTAAGGATTTAACGGAAATCTGGTTGGGAGGAGATCATTACAAATGGCGTGCCATGCGTGCTAATGGCATTCCGGAAAAGTATATTACCGGAAATGCCCCTTCTTATGAAAAATTTCGCAAATGGGCGGAAACCATGCCTTATACGATGCGTAATCCCTTGTATCATTGGACTCATCTGGAATTGAGCCGTGTATTTGGGGTAGATAAAATCCTCAACCCGGCCACTGCTGCTAGTATCTATGAAGAATGTACGGCAAAATTGCAAACGGAAGAATTTCGTGCCCAAGGCATTATGAAAAAAATGAGAGTGGAAACAGTTTGTACCACAGACGATCCGATCGATTCGCTGGAATATCATAAAGCTGTAGCAGCTCATCCGTTCGGTACCCGAATGCTACCCGCTTGGCGTCCGGACAAAGCAATGGCGATCGAAAATCCTGTTACCTATAATAAATACTTGGAAAAATTAGAACAAGCAGCCGATGTATCTATTAGTACTTTCAGCGATTTAATAAAAGCTCTCCGCATACGCCATGATTATTTTGCTTCTGTAGGTTGCTGTGTGTCCGATCACGGCATCAGTACATTCTATGCAACTCCCTATACCCCGGCGGAATTAGAATCTATTTTTAAGAAAGTACGGGAAGGAAAAACTGTTTCGAAAGAAGAAATATTAAAGTTTTATTCCGGCATGATTTACGAATTTGCCAAGATGAACTATGAAAAAAACTGGGTACAACAATTTCATATAGGAGCTAACCGGAACAATAATATGCGTTTGTTTAAAGAGCTTGGTCCGGATATTGGTTGTGACGCTATTGGCGATTATGAAGTGGCGGTAGCCTTTAACCGATTTTTCTCTCGCTTGGATGAAGAGGGAATATTAGCAAAAACGATTGTATACAATTTAAATCCCCGGGATAATGAACTCATGGTAGCAAATGCTTACAATTTTAATGACGGCACAGTCCCGGGTAAAATGCAATATGGAGCAGCCTGGTGGTTTCTAGACCAGCAAACAGGAATAGAAAATCAGTTGAACGCCTTGTCTAATTTAGGCTTGTTAAGCCGTTTCGTAGGTATGCTGACAGACTCCCGGAGTTTTCTTTCTTATCCTCGCCATGAATACTTCCGCCGGATACTATGTAATATATTGGGTCACGAAGTAGAAAATGGGGAATTACCTGTTTCAGAAATGCCTTTTATTGGTAAAATGGTGGAAGATATCAGTTATAATAATGCTAAAAATTATTTTAGGTTCTAA
- a CDS encoding RNA polymerase sigma factor produces MEINEQILLQRFLAGDDEAYSQIYQKYIQELFSYGKGLNFNREIVKDAIQDIFYKVLCDRNLLANVLNLKSYFFRALRNRLYNMNRQLAPLEEIQEYEMTYSVKVTILDDLIAEEDRHALEQKIESLLNTLTDRQREAVCLRFIHEMEYDEIAAILNMTVPSARNLIARAMDHMRKENILLLLLFVRIGINL; encoded by the coding sequence ATGGAAATAAATGAACAGATCCTCTTGCAACGCTTTTTGGCAGGAGATGACGAGGCATACAGCCAGATATATCAAAAATATATACAGGAACTTTTTTCTTATGGAAAAGGATTGAATTTCAATAGGGAAATTGTAAAAGACGCCATTCAGGATATCTTTTATAAGGTACTATGCGACCGAAATTTATTAGCCAACGTTCTTAATTTGAAATCATACTTCTTCCGTGCCTTGAGAAACCGTTTATATAATATGAATCGGCAATTGGCCCCGCTGGAAGAGATACAAGAGTACGAAATGACTTATTCCGTAAAAGTCACTATCCTCGATGATTTGATTGCGGAAGAAGACCGCCACGCTTTAGAACAAAAAATTGAGTCTTTGCTTAATACCTTAACCGACCGCCAGCGTGAAGCGGTATGCCTTCGCTTTATCCATGAAATGGAATATGACGAAATTGCTGCTATTCTAAATATGACGGTTCCTTCTGCCCGTAATCTTATTGCCCGTGCTATGGACCACATGCGGAAAGAAAATATCCTTCTTCTCTTATTATTTGTGCGAATAGGAATCAATCTTTGA
- a CDS encoding DUF3737 family protein: MKQIKNTHYEGERPLFSTHNLYLENVTVHAGESALKECSNIQAVNCRFEGKYPFWHNDSFIVKDCFFTEGARAALWYSKNLQMTDTLVEAPKMFREMEGIKLENVQLLNALETFWHCRNVELKNVQIDKADYLFMHGENIRIQDYIQNGNYSFQYCKNVEIRNAVINSKDAFWNTENVTVYESELNGEYLGWHSKNLRLVNCKISGTQALCYAHDLIMENCTMADDADLCFECSTVQATIHSSIHSVKNPRSGSIIADSYGEIIIDQNIKAPGDCKLKLWNNVTCFDS, translated from the coding sequence ATGAAACAAATCAAGAACACACATTATGAAGGCGAACGTCCTTTGTTTTCCACTCACAATCTTTATTTGGAAAACGTAACGGTGCATGCCGGTGAATCAGCACTGAAAGAGTGCAGTAATATTCAAGCAGTAAACTGCCGTTTCGAAGGTAAATATCCTTTCTGGCATAACGATAGTTTTATTGTAAAAGATTGTTTCTTTACAGAGGGTGCACGTGCGGCGCTTTGGTATTCTAAAAACTTACAGATGACGGATACATTAGTAGAGGCTCCCAAAATGTTTCGTGAAATGGAAGGAATAAAACTGGAAAACGTGCAATTACTTAATGCATTGGAAACTTTTTGGCATTGCCGGAATGTAGAATTGAAAAATGTACAGATAGATAAAGCTGACTATTTATTTATGCATGGGGAAAACATCCGGATTCAGGATTATATACAAAACGGAAACTACTCATTCCAATATTGTAAGAATGTAGAAATACGCAATGCCGTTATTAATTCGAAAGATGCTTTCTGGAATACGGAGAATGTAACTGTATATGAATCTGAATTAAACGGTGAATATCTTGGTTGGCACTCCAAGAATTTACGTTTGGTAAACTGTAAGATTTCAGGAACACAAGCTCTCTGTTACGCACATGACTTGATAATGGAAAACTGTACGATGGCTGATGATGCCGACCTTTGTTTCGAATGCAGTACTGTACAGGCTACTATTCATAGTTCTATACATAGTGTGAAAAATCCTCGTAGCGGGAGCATTATTGCTGATAGTTACGGTGAAATCATTATTGACCAAAATATCAAAGCTCCGGGTGATTGTAAATTGAAATTGTGGAATAATGTAACCTGTTTTGATTCATGA
- a CDS encoding AraC family transcriptional regulator: MKEEIPKFDLPLDYIVMDDITGELLNQYGRFPCKIKAGLFILCTQGTARATINLSEYVIKENDFVTLLPDSFLQIHEVSADIKLYVAGFSSFFISDFNAVIAFHDFFPVILASPVIALSSCRTPAFANIYKAFIESYQLFPLPPNKEIIKAILLLFTEAVREIYRTHKELSQFPGGREYKVYRAFIQLVMKQYRQAHDVSYYAHKLSLTLPYLSGCVKKASGRTAVDIISATLIMDAKAQLKITDLPVKKIATVLGFENASFFSKFFKRHTGVTPQEYRENG, from the coding sequence ATGAAAGAAGAAATTCCTAAATTCGATTTGCCTTTGGATTATATTGTTATGGACGATATTACGGGGGAACTCCTTAACCAATACGGACGTTTTCCTTGCAAAATAAAGGCAGGATTGTTTATTTTGTGTACCCAAGGTACGGCGCGGGCCACTATCAATCTATCCGAATATGTGATTAAGGAAAACGATTTTGTAACCTTGTTGCCAGACAGTTTTCTACAGATACACGAAGTATCGGCAGACATTAAGTTGTACGTGGCGGGTTTCTCTTCTTTCTTTATTTCTGATTTCAATGCCGTCATTGCTTTTCATGATTTTTTTCCTGTAATTCTCGCTAGTCCTGTTATTGCTTTGTCGTCTTGCCGTACCCCAGCGTTTGCCAATATTTACAAAGCGTTTATCGAATCTTATCAATTGTTTCCTCTTCCTCCCAATAAGGAGATTATAAAAGCTATTTTGTTATTGTTTACCGAGGCTGTACGCGAAATATACCGTACGCATAAGGAGTTGTCCCAATTTCCGGGAGGAAGGGAATATAAGGTGTACCGTGCCTTTATCCAGTTGGTTATGAAGCAGTACCGGCAGGCACATGATGTGTCTTATTATGCGCATAAGTTATCTTTGACGTTGCCTTATCTTTCGGGATGTGTTAAAAAGGCTTCTGGACGTACGGCAGTGGATATTATTTCGGCTACTTTGATTATGGATGCAAAAGCACAACTTAAAATCACGGATTTGCCTGTGAAAAAGATTGCCACTGTGTTGGGTTTCGAGAATGCTTCTTTTTTCAGTAAGTTTTTTAAGCGGCATACGGGGGTAACGCCTCAGGAATATAGAGAAAACGGATAG
- a CDS encoding gluconate 5-dehydrogenase: protein MVNFSLQGKIALVTGASYGIGFAIATGFAESGATIVFNDIKEELVQKGLAAYQEKGIAAYGYVCDVTSEEQVNALVARIEKEVGVIDILVNNAGIIKRIPMCEMTAAEFRQVIDVDLNAPFIVSKAVIPGMIKKGHGKIINICSMMSELGRETVSAYAAAKGGLKMLTRNIASEYGEYNIQCNGIGPGYIATPQTAPLREIQPDGSQHPFDSFIIAKTPAARWGTPEDLMGPAVFLASDASDFVNGHVLYVDGGILAYIGKQPK, encoded by the coding sequence ATGGTAAATTTTTCACTTCAAGGAAAAATAGCTCTTGTAACAGGAGCATCTTATGGCATTGGTTTTGCTATTGCAACTGGATTTGCAGAATCTGGTGCAACCATTGTTTTTAATGATATTAAGGAAGAACTGGTACAAAAAGGATTGGCTGCATACCAAGAAAAAGGAATCGCCGCGTATGGGTATGTTTGTGATGTGACGAGCGAAGAACAGGTAAATGCCCTTGTAGCCCGTATAGAAAAAGAAGTAGGCGTAATTGATATTTTGGTAAATAATGCGGGGATTATCAAACGTATTCCGATGTGTGAAATGACGGCGGCTGAATTTCGCCAGGTTATCGATGTCGATTTAAATGCTCCGTTTATCGTATCTAAGGCTGTTATTCCAGGCATGATTAAAAAAGGCCATGGTAAAATTATCAATATCTGTTCGATGATGAGCGAATTAGGCCGGGAAACGGTTTCTGCCTATGCTGCCGCTAAAGGTGGATTGAAAATGCTTACCCGGAATATAGCTTCCGAATATGGAGAATATAATATTCAGTGTAACGGGATCGGACCAGGCTATATTGCTACTCCGCAAACAGCTCCTTTACGTGAAATCCAGCCGGATGGTTCGCAGCATCCTTTCGATTCGTTTATTATAGCCAAAACTCCTGCTGCCCGTTGGGGAACGCCGGAGGACTTAATGGGACCTGCTGTTTTCCTTGCTTCGGATGCTTCTGATTTTGTGAATGGGCATGTGCTATACGTGGACGGAGGTATTTTAGCTTATATCGGGAAACAACCTAAATAA